The stretch of DNA GACATACCATAGGCTTGCCTTGTGCGGCATTGAGCAGCGAAAGTGggagctggggttagtgcTTCTCGGGAGGGGCTCACCATCTTTGTAATTGTGTTTACAAGATCCAGCAGTTGAATGTCGTTGTGGTGACGGCGGTCTAGTGTCAATTCACGTGACTTACACGTGTACTTTTGATACAAGAGCAAGATCAAGATTGGGCCCCAGATCGCCGCCACCTGGGATGATGATGACTGTGCGTTCCTCTCTCACTTACGATACCAACATCAGCCATTAGCTTACCACACACTCGCGATGAGCTGCGCAGACGACCTCACtgtcgacgacctcaaTACCTCGGTTACTACAGAGGTACTCGAGCGCGTATCGGCCGGAGAGGGGAGTAATGTCAACCTCTGGGGATGGATTGATCGGGACAAGTGCGCTATATTCCGACAGAGCTGATAACAGCGTCGTGGGtgtcaacctcgtcgatcctggcgccgcgccaaATGTCATCAAGCCGTGGGATGAGCGGTtggacgatgacgagttTGTAGAGAGCGGcgttgatgacgaggtgagTTTATCCCCCCTGCCTATGTCGTCTCTACTGAACCACCTCTTGCTCCTATTCTGCCAACACAATCCACGCAACCACTAACCCAAGCTAATCCTCCACATTCCCTTCACCGCCAgtctccgtctccgcaACCTCTCCCTCTACCTCCCCGCTCCAGGACATCCCCACCGTCCAGGACGACTACGCATCTACGCCAACATTCCCCACCCACCAGACTTTGATGAGCTCGAATCCATGGACCCCATTATGGACCTGGACGTGAGCGAGCCCCCAATCCAACGACGCGACCTCGGTGGACGGCGCGATGTCGACGAATGG from Cutaneotrichosporon cavernicola HIS019 DNA, chromosome: 7b encodes:
- a CDS encoding uncharacterized protein (PITH domain); amino-acid sequence: MSCADDLTVDDLNTSVTTEVLERVSAGEGSNVNLWGWIDRDNVVGVNLVDPGAAPNVIKPWDERLDDDEFVESGVDDELILHIPFTASLRLRNLSLYLPAPGHPHRPGRLRIYANIPHPPDFDELESMDPIMDLDVSEPPIQRRDLGGRRDVDEWPLKVQRMANVFAITLLFSEAGTGQRSKVQYVGFKGDAKQLTMDMSKLGQVPASQSADKRVDGVAEKKGAGYTTIR